The genomic DNA TACTTTGTCAACTAGCATTTAATGCACGGGGGGCGTAAATTATTAGCAATAAATGAACCGATCAATGCTTTTATGAAAACATCCAAACATTGGGCAATTTCCACCCAAATTATTCTACTCGCGAGCTATTGTAGCTTACTCCTTCCCCCTGCCAGCCTCGCGCAACCCAATATTCCCTCCCCCCTCAACCGTCCCGAATTGCGCACAGGCAGTACGGGGACTGATGTGGCAAACGTTCAAGCCACCCTCAAACTACTGGGATATTATGACGGGATTGTGGACGGCATTTATGGGGAAAGTACGGTGATTGGGGTATTTCGTTTCCAGCAATCTGCTAATCTTAATGCCAATGGAATTATGGATAAAGCGACCTGGAATGCCCTTTTCCCCGCGATCGCGCGATCGCCTCAACC from Lusitaniella coriacea LEGE 07157 includes the following:
- a CDS encoding peptidoglycan-binding domain-containing protein, whose protein sequence is MKTSKHWAISTQIILLASYCSLLLPPASLAQPNIPSPLNRPELRTGSTGTDVANVQATLKLLGYYDGIVDGIYGESTVIGVFRFQQSANLNANGIMDKATWNALFPAIARSPQPATSPPTPSNSTTRPPNPGRPTLRPGMNGAAVRELQQRLRSLGFAVGTIDGVFGDQTLNAVIAAQEKFKLNPDGVVGPATWRALFNQ